From the genome of Nicotiana sylvestris chromosome 2, ASM39365v2, whole genome shotgun sequence, one region includes:
- the LOC104214570 gene encoding uncharacterized protein has product MSSEITLDDLHLFHKIDREVFTRLVVCLSRDPGESLLIMAMWLWLEDVHYPSIIEKMVKLPDEIANNLAEEGATCLKWLESKVPLGPNDAGDMPFTAIILKRTVSFTTFYQQRFTMISGIKTFLNKVCAIIFADILQHILPGQHIIPIPGFPHPTFGAITVVPRSLDSIIQSRGLWGWSVKIDAPVDDRTMFLTFSRGFPVTEAEVRELFNSYYGIDCVEHVHMVPSASSSDHSLYARMVVRDVSIIDRILSRGSIAKFRVNGKHVWARKYERRDHLDKFY; this is encoded by the coding sequence ATGTCATCAGAGATTACACTTGACGACCTTCATTTGTTCCACAAAATTGATAGAGAAGTCTTCACTCGGCTTGTCGTGTGCCTGTCTCGCGATCCAGGAGAGTCCCTTTTGATCATGGCTATGTGGCTATGGTTAGAAGATGTACATTATCCAAGCATAATAGAGAAAATGGTGAAGTTACCTGATGAAATTGCTAATAATTTGGCTGAAGAAGGTGCTACATGTTTAAAATGGCTCGAATCGAAGGTACCCCTGGGGCCTAATGATGCAGGGGACATGCCTTTTACTGCTATAATATTGAAGAGAACAGTTTCATTCACAACATTTTACCAACAGAGGTTTACTATGATAAGTGGAATCAAGACATTCTTGAACAAGGTCTGTGCTATAATATTTGCTGACATCTTGCAACATATCTTGCCTGGACAACATATCATTCCTATCCCTGGATTTCCTCATCCAACATTTGGTGCAATAACAGTGGTGCCAAGATCGCTAGATTCAATTATTCAAAGCAGAGGATTATGGGGTTGGTCCGTAAAGATTGATGCACCAGTTGACGATAGGACTATGTTTTTAACATTTTCAAGGGGATTTCCTGTTACTGAAGCAGAAGTGAGGGAACTCTTTAATTCTTACTATGGGATTGATTGCGTCGAGCACGTTCATATGGTGCCATCGGCTTCTTCATCAGATCATTCTTTGTATGCTCGAATGGTAGTGCGTGATGTTTCAATCATTGATCGGATTTTGAGCAGAGGTTCCATTGCTAAGTTTAGGGTAAATGGTAAACATGTTTGGGCACGAAAGTATGAACGTAGAGATCACCTTGATAAATTTTATTAG